One genomic window of Manihot esculenta cultivar AM560-2 chromosome 16, M.esculenta_v8, whole genome shotgun sequence includes the following:
- the LOC110603369 gene encoding uncharacterized protein LOC110603369, with the protein MPRSGPRPYECVRRAWHSDRHQPIRGSLIQEIFRVVNEVHGSATKKNKEWQEKLPVVVLKAEEIMYSKANSEAEYMDLKTLWDRANDAINTIIRRDESTETGELLQPCIEAALILGCTPRRASRSQRNCNPRCYLIPGTQEPNTFSSGIVNSTTRANHTTSPPCIPNYANFITPTIINSTLLGPELQNLVYKNVAVTPNKFLFATDNSHLANYNQCLPAENRPVSSMCSVYPLYYGSCLKPQQDLGILSKAAEPVRVSGIEQNLFSYNEDPAVKINQSDPSDSLLEQHEVGCDLSLRLGSLSASLPSVQKRQLQDVEAVGSGYSQERSEFSHRMPQTDKEFSLFTTVNVDNSLDSCPSKLREDVNVDAQMKKRKAVFVYPVEDQAYCWQPKLPCNDLTSRMKSAGS; encoded by the exons ATGCCCAGATCAGGCCCCAGACCTTATGAATGTGTTAGGAGAGCTTGGCACAGTGATAGACACCAGCCCATTAGAGGTTCTCTCATTCAAGAAATTTTCAG AGTTGTCAATGAGGTCCATGGCTCTGCAACTAAGAAGAACAAGGAATGGCAAGAGAAGCTACCTGTTGTTGTCTTGAAAGCAGAAGAAATTATGTATTCCAAAGCCAATTCCGAg GCTGAATATATGGACCTAAAAACACTTTGGGACCGAGCAAATGATGCTATTAATACAATCATTCGACGCGATGAGAGTACTGAAACTGGAGAGCTTCTTCAACCTTGCATTGAAG CTGCTCTTATTTTGGGATGCACTCCAAGAAGAGCCTCCAGGAGCCAACGAAATTGTAATCCCAGATGTTACCTTATTCCTGGCACTCAAGAGCCCAACACTTTCTCTTCCGGCATAGTAAATAGCACCACACGAGCAAATCATACCACAAGCCCTCCATGCATACCTAATTATGCAAACTTCATAACACCCACAATTATTAATTCAACCCTCTTGGGCCCTGAGTTGCAAAACCTTGTTTACAAGAATGTCGCCGTCACTCCTAACAAATTTCTCTTTGCAACTGATAACAGTCATCTAGCTAACTATAACCAATGTTTACCAGCGGAGAATCGTCCTGTGTCAAGTATGTGCTCAGTTTATCCCTTGTACTACGGAAGTTGCCTAAAGCCCCAGCAAGACTTGGGAATTCTTTCTAAAGCTGCTGAACCTGTCAGGGTGAGTGGTATTGAGCAAAACCTCTTCTCCTATAATGAGGATCCTGCTGTTAAAATCAATCAATCAGATCCCAGTGATAGTCTATTGGAGCAGCATGAAGTTGGGTGTGATTTGTCTCTACGGCTGGGCTCTCTTTCAGCTTCTTTGCCAAGTGTTCAAAAGCGTCAACTCCAGGATGTTGAAGCTGTTGGTTCTGGTTATTCACAAGAGAGGAGTGAATTCAGCCATCGGATGCCGCAGACTGATAAAGAATTCTCTTTGTTTACTACAGTCAATGTGGATAACTCATTAGATTCATGTCCAAGCAAATTGAGAGAAGATGTAAATGTAGATGCGCAGATGAAAAAGCGCAAGGCAGTTTTTGTTTACCCTGTGGAGGATCAGGCATATTGTTGGCAGCCAAAGCTTCCATGCAACGATTTGACTAGCCGAATGAAAAGTGCAGGTTCATAA
- the LOC110603552 gene encoding probable clathrin assembly protein At4g32285, giving the protein MAPSTIRKAIGTVKDQTSIGIAKVASNMAPELEVAIVKATSHDDDPANDKYTREILNLTSYSRGYVHACVAAVSKRLGKTRDWIVALKALMLIHRLLNEGDPLFQEEILYATRRGTRLLNMSDFRDEAHSSSWDQSAFVRTYAMYLDQRLELMLFERKGGSAGGSSHGDIERYGARGDFRSPPPRPYEYNDYGDYRGESGHGGYGMTRRTRSFGDMSEAVGRDGREERKAVTPLREMKPERIFGKMAHLQRLLDRFLSCRPTGLAKNSRMILIAVYPIVRESFQLYADMCEVLAVLLDKFFDMEYPDCVKAFEAYASSAKQIDELIAFYNWCKDTGVARSSEYPDVQKITSKLLETLEEFVRDRAKRPKSPERKEEAPPQPQEEEPVPDMNEIKALPPPENYTPPPPPQPEPKPQQPQVTEDLVNLRDDGVTADDQGNRLALALFAGPPANNGNGSWEAFPSNGETQVTSAWQNPAAEPDKADWELALVESASNLSKQKATLGGGFDPLLLNGMYDQGMVRQYTNTAQLSGGSSSSVALPGPGKSATPVLALPAPDGTVHTVNQDPFAASLSVPPPSYVQMADMEKKQHLLVQEQLVWQQYSKDGMRGESSLTKINGTGYYTAAPGPMPMMPYGMPPVNGMGPPAGYYYTPH; this is encoded by the coding sequence ATGGCGCCGAGCACGATCCGGAAAGCGATTGGGACCGTTAAGGATCAAACCAGCATTGGCATAGCCAAGGTAGCGAGTAACATGGCACCGGAGCTGGAGGTGGCGATAGTTAAGGCGACGAGCCACGACGATGACCCAGCGAACGATAAATACACAAGGGAGATCTTGAACTTGACATCTTATTCTCGTGGTTACGTGCACGCTTGCGTGGCGGCAGTGTCGAAGCGGCTCGGGAAGACAAGGGACTGGATTGTGGCGCTCAAGGCTCTGATGCTGATCCATAGGCTCTTAAACGAGGGAGATCCGCTGTTTCAAGAAGAGATTTTGTATGCTACGAGGAGAGGAACGAGACTTTTGAACATGTCCGATTTTAGAGATGAGGCGCACTCCAGTTCCTGGGATCAATCTGCGTTTGTCAGGACCTATGCTATGTATTTAGATCAGCGACTTGAATTGATGCTATTTGAACGGAAAGGCGGCAGTGCCGGCGGCAGTTCTCATGGTGATATTGAGAGATATGGAGCCAGAGGTGATTTCAGATCACCGCCACCGAGACCATACGAGTATAATGACTATGGGGACTATAGGGGTGAAAGTGGGCATGGAGGTTATGGAATGACTAGGAGGACGAGGTCTTTTGGAGACATGAGTGAAGCCGTGGGGAGAGATGGGCGAGAAGAGAGAAAAGCGGTGACTCCATTGAGGGAAATGAAGCCTGAGAGAATTTTTGGCAAGATGGCTCATTTGCAAAGGTTGTTGGACAGGTTCTTGTCGTGTCGGCCCACAGGATTAGCCAAGAACAGCAGGATGATACTGATTGCGGTGTACCCAATTGTGAGAGAGAGTTTTCAGTTGTATGCGGACATGTGTGAGGTTTTGGCCGTCTTGCTGGACAAATTCTTTGACATGGAGTACCCCGATTGTGTTAAGGCTTTTGAAGCTTATGCTAGCTCCGCTAAGCAGATTGACGAGCTGATTGCTTTTTACAATTGGTGCAAGGATACTGGCGTGGCTCGATCGTCAGAGTATCCAGATGTGCAGAAGATCACAAGCAAGTTATTGGAAACGTTGGAGGAGTTTGTGAGGGATAGGGCGAAACGGCCCAAGAGTCCTGAGAGAAAAGAGGAGGCTCCTCCTCAGCCTCAGGAGGAAGAGCCTGTACCCGATATGAATGAAATTAAGGCACTGCCTCCTCCGGAGAATTACACTCCTCCTCCCCCTCCTCAGCCAGAGCCTAAGCCTCAGCAACCACAGGTCACTGAAGATTTGGTGAATTTAAGGGATGATGGTGTTACTGCAGATGATCAAGGGAATAGATTGGCTTTGGCTTTGTTTGCCGGACCACCTGCTAATAATGGAAATGGATCATGGGAAGCATTCCCATCTAATGGAGAGACTCAGGTAACCTCAGCTTGGCAGAACCCAGCTGCTGAACCGGACAAAGCAGATTGGGAATTGGCTTTGGTTGAATCGGCTAGCAATTTGTCAAAGCAAAAGGCGACGTTGGGTGGTGGGTTTGATCCATTGTTGTTAAACGGCATGTATGATCAAGGAATGGTGAGGCAATATACTAACACTGCACAATTGAGCGGAGGTAGTTCCAGCAGTGTGGCATTGCCAGGGCCAGGGAAGAGTGCAACACCTGTTCTGGCTCTTCCAGCTCCAGATGGAACAGTTCATACGGTTAATCAGGATCCTTTTGCTGCTTCTTTGAGCGTTCCACCTCCCTCATATGTGCAAATGGCTGATATGGAGAAGAAACAACATTTGCTTGTCCAGGAGCAGCTAGTGTGGCAGCAATATTCGAAGGATGGGATGCGAGGTGAATCTAGCTTGACCAAGATCAACGGCACTGGATATTACACTGCAGCACCAGGGCCTATGCCAATGATGCCTTATGGAATGCCACCAGTGAACGGAATGGGCCCTCCGGCTGGGTATTACTACACTCCTCACTGA